The DNA window AACAGGCCGCAATTTCGGTGCCTTGGGGGGCCGGGAGATGCCTGCCCGGCCGTCGAGGCGGCCCCATCCATCCCTACGCCAGCATGAACTGGATCAGGTTCAAAGGGTCGCTACGCCGGTAGCCTCTCAGTTCCCTGCCGGAACTCCCCTGGGTACGAGATCAGACGCTAACAAGTCTAAGGGTTCTGTCAAGGGTCGTTGCGCGATCCATCGTCTCCGGTGGCTGCGCCGGGGGGATCGGCGGGCGCATCCGGGAGTTCGGTCGATTCGATATTCACGGTGACCTCGCCAAGGTCGACGGCTTCTGCCTTCGCCCAAGGTCGGTACCAGGGCTGGTCGGCGACCGAGAAGGGTACGGCCGCGTCATGATCCCAGGCAGGGATCGCCTGATACTGACCGGCCGGCAAGTTGTGGATCCGGAATTCGCCATCCTCGTCCGTCACTGAAAATGTCGAAATCTCGTCACCCCGACTGGTCGTCCCGACGATCGTGATCGGCACGTTCGAGAATGGCTCGCCGTCGATGGTCAACCATTTGCCCGAAACGCCCGCATTGTCACTGTGGGCCGGTCCTGTGAGGAGCGTTATGGCGCAAAGGCATGCGAAAAGCAGTCTCGGTGTGGATGCTGCCGGCCTCATCTCACCCTCAACACTGATTCGTATTCGCCGGAAACAGTGCCATCGCTATTGCTGATATTGATAGGGCCTGATGCAAGCCCCTGGTACGCGACACCGTCTTCGGCATCTTTCACCGAACTGCGTACGATCGCGACATAATCCTCGCCGTCATCGACAGAGAGGTCGATGCGCACCGGCGTGTCGAGTTGGTTGCCGATGACCGATCGGCGGTACCGCTGCGGCACGACACTGAGAAACAGGTCGGACTCGCTGTCGGCGTGAAGGGCGGGATTGGTCACGGTGACCGTCGCCGTAACGGGGATTTGCGCCGGCTCGTTGCTGATCCAGACGATCGTTCCAAAGCACATCAGCAAGCCGAGCGCAATGGCGCCCAGAGAGGGATAATTGGTGCTGAAATCGCCGAGGCCGGGAATTGAAATACCGATCACCGCCCTGGTCTCGGAGTCGACCAACACGCGCTGTCGCAGCAACTCTATCACACCGCCGATGACGGCGATCGCCGCAATCGCCAATACGCCGGCGATGACCAGAAATGTGTAGAACTCCATCGAACTGAGCCCCGATCAACCGCGAAAGATTAATGGTGCCGAGCTGCTCGTCTGTGATGGATTATAGCATCCGGTCGGCGCTGCAAAGACGCCCAAGTCGTGGTACCCACTATGGTGTAGGCAGCGGTTCCAGGACTGTGTCGCCCACCCTCAGCGGCGGACCATCGCCGTCGAGTGCGGCCAGTTTGACACTGGCCAGCACCAGATCGCCGGCCGCGCTGCGGATGTCGCCGACGACGCTGCCGTCTTTTGTGATCTCGGCGCCTATCTCCGGCGGCGTGCCGTCGGCGAACCGTAGTGGTACCAGCCGGCGTTTGACGAGACCGCGATAATGCGTGCGGGCGGTCAGTTCCTGGCCCAGATAGCAGCCTTTGTCCCAGGAAATGCCGTTCAGCCGGTCGATATTGCTCTCCAGCAGCGCCGATTTCTCCACGATCATGTCGCGGCTGGCGTCGGGGACCGCCAGCGCGATGCGGCGGCGGTCATAGTCGCCGCGGCTGCCGACGGCCACGGCGAGATGATCGGCCAGGGCAGCTGCGATATCGGCCGTGCCTGACTGTTCATTGGCGGCACGAACGACGATGCGTGCGCCCAGACCGGCATGACGCGGGTCGAGCACGGCGAAAGTATCGCCGATGGCGGCCAGGGTGCCAAGGTGTCGGGTCGCCCCCGGCGCGGCATCGGCGTCGAAACCAAGCGCGGCCGGCGCGCTGTCGCCCACCAGCGCAAAGACATGGGCCGCCGGATCGCTTTCGCTGACCGTGACCTTGCTCCGCAGCTTGTACAGCCGCAGTTTCTTGCGGAATTCGTCGA is part of the Fodinicurvata sp. EGI_FJ10296 genome and encodes:
- a CDS encoding folate-binding protein; amino-acid sequence: MTDMTTPKLVSLPDRGLFELGGEERIAFLNGLVSNDMAKLSPTTSLYGTFLTPQGKFLYEFFALTDGASVILDTERERIDEFRKKLRLYKLRSKVTVSESDPAAHVFALVGDSAPAALGFDADAAPGATRHLGTLAAIGDTFAVLDPRHAGLGARIVVRAANEQSGTADIAAALADHLAVAVGSRGDYDRRRIALAVPDASRDMIVEKSALLESNIDRLNGISWDKGCYLGQELTARTHYRGLVKRRLVPLRFADGTPPEIGAEITKDGSVVGDIRSAAGDLVLASVKLAALDGDGPPLRVGDTVLEPLPTP